The stretch of DNA ACGACGAACGAGTGTCCGCCGATCCGGACCGGGTCGAGATGGACGGTGTTCCCGTCCGACTTCATGACGTCCACGTGGTCCACCGCGGTATTCACCTCGGCCAGCAGCAGCACCTGCTCACCGAACGGGTAGGACCGCAACGACAGGGCGGTCGCGGCCGGCGGGGTCACCGAGTGACAATCGGGACCGTAGCCCGTGGCACCGCCCATGCCCGGCGGCGCCGTCAGCAGGTAGCACAAGTGAGGCCGTAGGCGAACCGGACAAGCGCCGGCCAGCGTCCGATCGCGAACTCGCGGAACTCGGCCTCCGCCTCGCTGTTCGGTTGGTCGGTCATGACACCCAAGACAGCAAGATGCCGGCAGATCGTTGCATGCCTATAAGGGCCCTCCTTCAGGAGGGCCCTTATAGGCAGCTCGCTACTGCTCCGTCGCCGGCTCCGCGTCCGAGCGGATGTCGATGCGCCACCCGGTCAGCCGCGCCGCCAGCCGCGCGTTCTGGCCCTCCTTGCCGATGGCAAGCGACAGCTGGAAGTCCGGGACGATCACCCGGGCGCTGCGCTGGTCCAGGTCCACGACCTGGACCTTGGACACCCGGGCCGGGGACAGCGCGTTGCCGACCATCTCGGCCGGGTCGTCGGACCAGTCGACGATGTCGATCTTCTCGCCGTGCAGCTCGGCCATCACGTTGCGCACCCGCGCGCCCATCGGGCCGATGCAGGCGCCCTTGGCGTTCACCCCGGCCCGGTGCGAGCGGACCGCGATCTTGGTGCGGTGGCCGGCCTCGCGGGCGATCGCGGTGATCTCCACCGCGCCCTCGGCGATCTCCGGGACCTCCAGCGCGAACAGCTTCTTCACCAGGTCCGGGTGGGTGCGCGAGAGCGTCACCTGGGGACCGCGCTGGCCGCGGCGGACGTCCACCACGTAGCACTTGAGGCGCTCGCCGTGCCGGTACTCCTCGCCGGGGACCTGCTCGGCGGCCGGGAGCGTGCCCTCGATCTTGCCGATGTTCACCAGCACCGCGCGCGGGTCGCGGCCCTGCTGCACCACACCGGTGATCAGGTCGCCCTTGCGGCCGGAGAACTCGCCGAAGGTCTGTTCGTCCTCGTGGTCCCGCAGCCGCTGCAGGATCACCTGCTTGGCGGTGGTGGAGGCGATGCGGCCGAACTCGCTCGGGGTGTCGTCGTACTCCCGGGTGGTGCCGTCCTCGATCTCCTCCACGGCCCACACGGTGACGTGGCCGCTGGCCCGGTCGACCTGGACCCGGGCCCGGGCCTTGGCCCCGTCGGTGCGCTTGTAGGCGATCAGCAGCGCGGCCTCGATGTCCTCGACCAGCTTGTCGAAGGGGATCCCGCGGTCCTTCTCCAGGTCGCGCAATGCACTCGTGGGGATGTCCATGGTCGTCAGCCCTCCTCGTCCTCGTCGACGTCCTCGATGGCGGCGGCGTCGTCCTCGATGGCGGCGTCGTCCTCGTCGTCCTTGCGGTTGAACTCGATCTCCACACGCGCCTTGGCGACCTCGGCGAACGCCAGCCGCCGCTCCTGCGTGGCCGACGGCTGGCCCTTCTTCTTGCCGGGCACCTCGACCTCCAGCAGCACGCCGTCCTCGTCGCCGTCGAGGATCCGGCCGGTGAGGTCGCCGCCGTCGCGCAGGACCGCGCGCACCAGCCGGCCCTTGGCCCGGCGCCAGTGCTTGGGCTCGGTCAGCGGCCGGTCGGTACCCGGGGATCCGACCTCCAGCACGTAGGGCTCCTCGCCCATGACCGCTACGCCCTCGGGGCTGTCGAGCACGTCGGAGACCACCCGGGTGATGTCGGAGACCGCGTCCAGCGACACACCGTCGTCGCCGTCGACCACGACCTCGACGCGGCGCCGCCGGGCCACCTGCGAGACGCGGACCGCCTCGAGGTCGTAGCCGGCGGCGGTGACGACCGGTTCCAGCAGCGCTTGCAACCGGTCCGCCGGGGATCCGGATCGGGGGGTGCTCATCGTTCTCCTTGTGCAGTTGTCGTGCAGTTGTCGGCCGTCGTGCCGTCGCTTCGTAGCCAACACAGTATCCGTTCCGCGCCGGGGCGCGCTCACGTCGCCACGGCCCCGGGAATCGCTACAATTTGCCGGTGACCTGGGTGCCCGTGGAGCTGACGAGACGCACGATGCTCACTGTTACGGGTGTGGCACTGTTAGGCGCGTGTGCCTCGCCTGCCGAAACCCGCAGTTCCGAGAGCTCTTCGGGTGAACCGGTGCCGGCCGGACACACGGACCCGGTGCGGGACCGCGCCCTGGCCGCCGAGGCCGACCTGGTCTCGAGGTACGACGCCGCCTTGGCGCTGCCTTCCGTGGCCGCCGACAGTACCCTCACCGCGAAGCTCACGGCGATCCGCGCGGAGCACGCCGCCCACGCCGCCGCGATAAAGCAGGGCTATACGCCGCCCTCCACTCCGACTCCGACGCCCTCATCGGGTTCGGGGGCGCCGCCCGCCACGACGGACGCGAAGAGCACCGTGGCGGCGCTGGCCGGAGCGGAGCAGAACGCCGCGAGCAAACGGACGGCGGACATCCTGGCCGCCGACGGCACGACCGCCATGCTGCTGGCATCCATCGCCGCCGCCGAGTCCGGCCACGCGGCCCTGCTCCAGGGAGGCTCCGCATGAGCGCGCTTCAGACCGCTCTGGGGAACGAGTACGCCGCGGTGTACGGATACGGAGTCCTGGCAGTCCACCTCGTCGGCGCCCAAAGGGCCGCCGCGCAGAACGCCTACGACACCCATAGGGCGCGCCGGGACATCCTCATCGGACTGATCGAGGCACAGGGCGACAAGCCCGTCGCTGCGGCGCCCGCTTATGCGATCCCCTTCCCGGTGAACACCGCGGCGGATGCCACACGGTTGGCCACGCAGTTGGAGGAGCGGCTCGGCGCCTCTTATGCGGACGTCGTCCAGTCCTCCAGCGGGGACACCCGGCGAACCGGACTGGAGTGGCTGACGGACTCCGCCGTCCGCGCAGTGCGCTGGCGTGGGAGCTCTGTAGCGTTCCCGGGACTGCCCGAACGGGCCTGACCCGGGAGAACTCGACCGGGAACACAGGCCCGGGGGATGTCCCGGGCCGGCAACTCCTCAGGGAATCAGTCCTGTCCGCCGCTCAGCGCGTCGGAGAAGTCCTGCAGCTCACCGGACAGGGTGGAGTCCACCGCTTCGGAGAGCAGCCCCTGCACCTGGTCGTCGTTGATCTTCGAGCCCAGACTGTCGAGCTTGTTCTGCAGATCGTGCACGGTGCGGCCCTTCATGCCGTGCGCCTTCGCCTGCTGCGCCGCCTTCTCCGCGTCGGCCAGCGAGCTCTGCAGATCGCGCCCCGTGGTGGGGTCCATCGTCACCGCGCCCTGCGCGATGTAGCCGTCGATCTGGGCCGCCATCGCCTGCAGGTAGCCGACCGGGTCCGCCTTCGGGTCCATGGTCGGCGCGTTCGTGGAGGCCGGGTTGCTGGAGGAGGTGGTCGGCGCGCCCGACGGCGACGTGCCCGAGCCGGACGGCGCGGTCGCGGACCCGCTCGGGGTGCTCGCGGTGATCCCCGGCGGAGGGGCGGACGTGCTCCGCTTCTCCGCCTGCGAGCCCTTCATGAAGACCGCGGTGCCGGCCGCCGCGATGAACGCGATGACCAGAGCGCCGAGGACCATCCAGATCCAGTTCCAGCGGCGCGGGGGCGGCGGCCTGGGGAACGTCGGCTGGGCCGGGTAGGAGCCGCCGTCATCGTCGTCGTGGGGGACGCTCTGCGCGGGGACGCGGGGCCCCATGTACGCGGGCTGCTCCTGGGCGGCCAGGTAGGACGGCGGCGGGGCGGCCTCGTACGGCTGCATCACCATCGTCCGGTTCGCCGGCGGCCGCGCCATGCCGGGGATCTCGGCCGGGGCGCCGCGCAGTTCCAGGACAGCTGCCACGGTCGCCGCGGCCGGCCGCTCCATGGGGTCCTTGGCCATGCACTGCCGGTAGATCCCGGCTATCTGCGGGGGCAGGCCGGCCGTCGGCAGCGGCGGCGGGAGCTTGTGCAGGTGCGCCTTGACCACGTCGTCGACCGTCGCGCCCTCGAACGGCGCGCGGCCGGTGACGCACCAGTAGAGGATGCAGCCGAGCGCGTACACGTCGGAGGCGGGCAGCGCCCCGCGTCCGGTCAGCTGCTCCGGCGCCATGCACACCGGCGTGCCGACCACCAGGCCGGTGCGCGCGTCGGTGTCGGAGGAGGCCTGCGCGATGCCGAAGTCCAGGAGCTTGACCCCGTCGGACATCAGCATGACGTTGCCGGGCTTCAGGTCGCGGTGGATGATGCCGACCTGGTGCACCGCCTCCAGCGCGCTCGCCAGCTGCGCGCAGGCCAGCCGGGCGTCGTTCTCGATCAGCGGGCCCTGCTCCAGCCGGTCCTCCAGGTTCAGCCCGGCCAGCAGCTCGGTGACCAGCACCGGCTGGAAGTCGCCGGCCCCGTCCTGCCACTCGATGTAGTCGAAGACCGTGGTCACCCGCGGATGCGACAGCCGCGCCAGGGCCAGCGCCTCCCGCCGCAGCTGCTCACGGCCCGCCGGGTTCGCGGCCGCGCCGCCGTGCAGCAGCTTGACGGCGACCAGCCGGTCCAGGCTCGAGTCCTGCGCCTCCCAGACGACCGCGCTGCTGCCCGACCCCAGGGGGCGGGTCAGGCGGTAGCGCTCGGCTATGACGGTGCCGGGGGTCGGTGCATCCATGGAGGTGATTATTGCGCGTCACTCCTACCGAGCGGCGCCGTGTCGACCGTGATCCAATCGTGCGCTCAGCGGACGACACACGCCGCCGCCGGAGGACTCCCGGCGGCAGCGTGCCTCACACGCGGCCGCGGCTCAGCCGCGCACCAGCGCGTGCACGTGCTCGACCAGGTCCGGCACCGCGACCTCGGTCTTCTCGCCGCTCTGGCGGTCGCGGACCTCCACGACCCCGTCGGCGAGGTTCCTGCCGACCACGACGATGGTCGGGATGCCGATCAGCTCGGCGTCCTTGAACTTCACGCCGGGCGAGACGCTGCCCATGCGGTCGTCGTACAGGACCCGGACGCCGCGCGCGCCGAGCTCCTCGGCGTAGCGGTTCGCGGTCTCGTAGATCGCCTGGTCCTTGCCGGCGGCCACGATGTGCACGTCGGCCGGGGCCACCTCGCGGGGCCAGACCAGCCCGAGCTCGTCGTGCAGCTGCTCGGCCAGGACCGCGACGGCCCGGGAGACGCCGACGCCGTAGCTGCCCATGGTGACGCGGACCGGCTTGCCGTCCTTGCCGAGCACGTCGAGCTTGGCCGCGTCGGCGTACTTGCGGCCGAGCTGGAAGATGTGGCCGATCTCGATGCCCCGGTCGATGGACAGCTCGTGGCCGCAGCGCGGGCACAGGTCGCCGGCGCGCACCTCGGCAGCCTCGACGGTGCCCTCGATGTCGAAGTCACGGCCGG from Catenulispora sp. GP43 encodes:
- a CDS encoding ferritin-like domain-containing protein — protein: MSALQTALGNEYAAVYGYGVLAVHLVGAQRAAAQNAYDTHRARRDILIGLIEAQGDKPVAAAPAYAIPFPVNTAADATRLATQLEERLGASYADVVQSSSGDTRRTGLEWLTDSAVRAVRWRGSSVAFPGLPERA
- a CDS encoding protein kinase, whose translation is MDAPTPGTVIAERYRLTRPLGSGSSAVVWEAQDSSLDRLVAVKLLHGGAAANPAGREQLRREALALARLSHPRVTTVFDYIEWQDGAGDFQPVLVTELLAGLNLEDRLEQGPLIENDARLACAQLASALEAVHQVGIIHRDLKPGNVMLMSDGVKLLDFGIAQASSDTDARTGLVVGTPVCMAPEQLTGRGALPASDVYALGCILYWCVTGRAPFEGATVDDVVKAHLHKLPPPLPTAGLPPQIAGIYRQCMAKDPMERPAAATVAAVLELRGAPAEIPGMARPPANRTMVMQPYEAAPPPSYLAAQEQPAYMGPRVPAQSVPHDDDDGGSYPAQPTFPRPPPPRRWNWIWMVLGALVIAFIAAAGTAVFMKGSQAEKRSTSAPPPGITASTPSGSATAPSGSGTSPSGAPTTSSSNPASTNAPTMDPKADPVGYLQAMAAQIDGYIAQGAVTMDPTTGRDLQSSLADAEKAAQQAKAHGMKGRTVHDLQNKLDSLGSKINDDQVQGLLSEAVDSTLSGELQDFSDALSGGQD
- the nusA gene encoding transcription termination factor NusA — encoded protein: MDIPTSALRDLEKDRGIPFDKLVEDIEAALLIAYKRTDGAKARARVQVDRASGHVTVWAVEEIEDGTTREYDDTPSEFGRIASTTAKQVILQRLRDHEDEQTFGEFSGRKGDLITGVVQQGRDPRAVLVNIGKIEGTLPAAEQVPGEEYRHGERLKCYVVDVRRGQRGPQVTLSRTHPDLVKKLFALEVPEIAEGAVEITAIAREAGHRTKIAVRSHRAGVNAKGACIGPMGARVRNVMAELHGEKIDIVDWSDDPAEMVGNALSPARVSKVQVVDLDQRSARVIVPDFQLSLAIGKEGQNARLAARLTGWRIDIRSDAEPATEQ
- the rimP gene encoding ribosome maturation factor RimP, with translation MSTPRSGSPADRLQALLEPVVTAAGYDLEAVRVSQVARRRRVEVVVDGDDGVSLDAVSDITRVVSDVLDSPEGVAVMGEEPYVLEVGSPGTDRPLTEPKHWRRAKGRLVRAVLRDGGDLTGRILDGDEDGVLLEVEVPGKKKGQPSATQERRLAFAEVAKARVEIEFNRKDDEDDAAIEDDAAAIEDVDEDEEG